A genomic stretch from Anopheles nili chromosome X, idAnoNiliSN_F5_01, whole genome shotgun sequence includes:
- the LOC128729330 gene encoding tau-tubulin kinase homolog Asator, translating into MDDLLQAGHVVKERWKVLKKIGGGGFGEIYEGQDLITREQVALKVESARQPKQVLKMEVAVLKKLQGKEHICRFIGCGRNDRFNYVVMQLQGKNLAELRRSQARGAFSLSTTLRIGLQILKSIESIHSVGFLHRDIKPSNFAIGRLPLTSRRIYMLDFGLARQYTTGTGEVRCPRAAAGFRGTVRYASLNAHKNREMGRQDDLWSLFYMLVEFVTGQLPWRKIKDKEQVGMLKEKYDHRLLLKHLPSDFKYFLEHIQSLNYADKPDYAMLISLFERCMKRRGVKETDPFDWENNADYSAGEAKAINAAVPKSELIKKHKDVEMTEEKRKPILDSAKVLHTEPIESMKPQNVHAAGGAAAAAAAAAAAAAKAALNHADQHEPNEAKIQQETKTDAALPAIEMVVVKGLISFPIHQNEIPLVRAHTEVMTKPAKHGSNRLRILTAPPVNIKDFSSSLDKQQQQQTHHQQPHHQSQQAHHHHHHHGLHGSTEANNHSLELKSKLLKTEADDLSYSPADGILRDLGQTGGSQRQQQQHHDPQHGPAGGHQRQSLTLGKSLRSYGSSTTATSNKYAARNDDKSCRDYSITQHAIVDDDNASQYQTPKYQGALTLASQWKSQFDDSDDSTDGLWKGEQHSENASKKNYTNLNKGSVAAGLPAPPKDSQGPPVPSVPPVPSQPPQPNGTAHGDDDEREEGAADGAGGPVQSTPPPPPPPPPPPPPECDDGAPLEDPVLVCAELISKATLSVIKPEQDEQDVPMEQKDVPGEVEPPKPKASQELLVVMVDEQAEREQKDDKQKQTQMQQEQEEQEEEKQEQEEEEEEEEEEQVEEQLVEQEPEIRKVLVGEEAGGEEPAPPEGPPPMVVSVESLVGGFEAVAAAAAAAAVAATPVTAGGNAELSSNINS; encoded by the exons ATGGATGATCTGCTGCAGGCCGGCCACGTCGTGAAGGAGCGATGGAAG GTGCTGAAGAAGATAGGCGGCGGTGGTTTCGGCGAGATCTACGAGGGTCAGGATCTGATCACCCGCGAACAGGTCGCACTGAAGGTCGAATCGGCTCGCCAGCCGAAGCAGGTCCTCAAGATGGAGGTGGCCGTGCTGAAGAAGCTGCAAG GCAAGGAGCATATATGCCGGTTCATCGGTTGCGGACGTAACGATCGATTCAACTACGTTGTGATGCAGCTGCAGGGCAAGAACTTGGCCGAGCTGAGGCGTTCGCAGGCCCGTGGTGCCTTCTCGCTCAGCACGACACTGCGGATTGGCCTCCAAATACTGAAATCGATCGAATCCATCCATTCGGTCGGCTTCCTTCATCGTGATATCAAACCA AGTAACTTTGCCATAGGAAGACTACCGCTCACTAGTCGTAGAATCTACATGCTGGACTTCGGCTTAGCTAGACAGTACACTACCGGTACGGGTGAGGTGCGATGTCCCCGAGCTGCGGCAGGATTCCGCGGAACCGTCAG GTACGCTTCGTTAAATGCGCACAAAAATCGTGAAATGGGCCGCCAGGACGATCTGTGGTCGTTGTTCTATATGCTTGTTGAGTTTGTTACCGGCCAGCTTCCATGGCGTAAAATTAAGGATAAAGAGCAA GTTGGAATGTTGAAAGAGAAATATGATCATCGTTTGCTACTCAAGCACTTGCCTTCGGATTTCAAATACTTCTTAGAGCATATTCAATCCCTTAACTACGCCGATAAGCCGGACTACGCG ATGCTGATTTCCCTGTTCGAACGGTGCATGAAGCGCCGTGGTGTGAAGGAAACAGACCCGTTCGATTGGGAGAACAACGCCGACTACAGTGCCGGCGAAGCCAAAGCCATCAACGCAGCTGTACCGAAGAGTGAACTAATCAAAAAGCATAAGGACGTCGAGATGACGGAG gaaaaacgcaaaccgaTCCTGGACTCCGCTAAGGTCCTGCATACGGAGCCGATCGAATCGATGAAACCGCAGAACGTGCATGCGGCGGGCggggcggcggcagcagcggcggccgccgctgccgccgccgccaagGCCGCCCTCAATCACGCAGACCAACACGAGCCGAACGAGGCGAAGATCCAGCAGGAGACCAAGACGGATGCCGCACTTCCCGCGATCGAGATGGTGGTCGTAAAG GGTCTAATAAGTTTCCCTATTCACCAGAACGAGATCCCACTGGTGCGGGCCCACACGGAGGTGATGACAAAGCCGGCCAAACACGGCAGCAACCGGTTGCGGATACTGACGGCACCACCCGTCAACATCAAGGATTTCTCCTCATCCCTcgacaagcagcagcagcagcagacgcACCATCAACAACCGCACCACCAATCGCAGCAGGcgcaccaccatcatcaccatcacggcCTGCACGGTTCGACCGAGGCCAACAACCACTCGCTCGAGCTGAAATCGAAGCTGCTGAAGACGGAAGCGGACGACCTGTCGTACTCACCGGCGGATGGCATTCTGCGCGATCTCGGCCAAACGGGAGGctcccagcggcagcagcagcaacatcacgACCCGCAACACGGGCCGGCCGGAGGACACCAGCGGCAGAGCCTAACGCTCGGCAAGAGCCTGCGATCGTACGGCAGCTCAACGACGGCCACCAGCAACAAGTACGCCGCACGCAACGACGACAAGAGCTGCCGGGACTACTCGATCACGCAGCACGCGatcgtcgacgacgacaacgcgAGCCAGTACCAGACACCGAAGTACCAGGGTGCCCTGACGCTGGCCTCACAGTGGAAGAGCCAGTTCGACGACTCGGACGACTCGACCGATGGCCTGTGGAAGGGCGAGCAACATTCCGAAAATGCATCGAAGAAGAACTACACTAACCTCAACAAGGGCAGCGTCGCCGCCGGTCTGCCGGCACCGCCGAAGGACTCGCAAGGACCTCCGGTTCCGTCGGTTCCACCGGTGCCGTCGCAACCGCCCCAGCCAAACGGCACCGCACACGGGGACGATGATGAGCGGGAGGAGGGTGCGGCTGATGGGGCGGGCGGTCCGGTGCAGTCTacgccacctccaccaccaccaccaccgccgccaccaccacccgagtGTGATGATGGTGCGCCGCTAGAGGACCCGGTGTTGGTGTGCGCAGAGCTGATCAGCAAGGCGACGCTGTCCGTGATCAAGCCGGAGCAGGATGAGCAGGATGTGCCCATGGAGCAGAAGGATGTGCCCGGTGAGGTCGAACCCCCCAAGCCGAAGGCTTCGCAGgagctgctggtggtgatggtggatgagCAAGCGGAGCGGGAGCAGAAGGACGACAAGCAGAAGCAAACGCAGATGCAACAGGAGCAGGAGGAGCAGGAAGAGGAGAagcaggagcaggaggaggaggaggaggaggaggaagaggagcaGGTGGAGGAGCAGCTGGTGGAGCAGGAACCGGAGATCCGGAAGGTGTTGGTGGGCGAGGAGGCAGGAGGTGAAGAGCCCGCCCCACCGGAAggacctccaccgatggtcgtCAGCGTCGAAAGCCTGGTCGGGGGGTTCGaagcggtggcggcggcggccgcAGCTGCTGCGGTCGCGGCCACACCCGTTACCGCCGGCGGCAACGCGGAACTATCTAGTAATATTAACTCTTAA
- the LOC128729212 gene encoding uncharacterized protein LOC128729212 — protein MHYNSFNCKQNILEYYTCHGGVNQLGGVFVNGRPLPDLVRQRIVELAHNGIRPCDISRQLRVSHGCVSKILSRYYETGSFKAGVIGGSKPKVATPPVVEAIAAYKLQNPTMFAWEIRDKLLADGICVHDNVPSVSSINRIVRNKAAEKAKYSTQRTDTSSLDSPRILSRNNQQQQQSQQQECLNQQQMQADQESMKSPQQQQQQVENVASQSYSINGLLGLSQKSLSGSSSKRRRIKEDPVDMKGSMLGCIKRDKEGKDLSESMLHDSIGKGGPGPDQPQQQDKGHDLFVGGVDFVSSLAMAQDDGNNPDSQQTGFGSMRPGGPRPMSGSPIRSRENALFLLASGGGGDKTHKYHRTDEPMPTGVIIEDDSSARKHQQQQQAHQSSDVKTAYDKLLAGELVPGAVKRTATEPTTLTQSIEFLSDMNNNISQNQHQGFAGGGGGGGGGGAGAYEGAYGAADTADATAVQLNPHLAACSSNYSAFLQNTDQFAAAASPAELIFPTAAYTQYAAAPGYGTFNYNSSFANNNLCRDLGQIHYPEEQ, from the exons ATGCACTACAATTCCTTTAATTGCAAGCAGAACATACTGGAGTATTACACCT GCCATGGTGGGGTGAACCAACTAGGCGGGGTGTTCGTGAACGGGCGCCCCCTTCCCGACCTGGTCCGGCAGCGGATCGTCGAACTGGCCCATAATGGTATCCGACCCTGTGACATCTCACGTCAGCTGCGTGTCAGCCATGGTTGTGTCTCGAAGATCCTCTCCAg GTACTACGAGACAGGCAGCTTCAAGGCTGGTGTGATCGGAGGTTCAAAACCAAAGGTGGCGACTCCTCCGGTTGTGGAAGCGATCGCTGCCTATAAGCTCCAGAACCCGACCATGTTCGCATGGGAGATACGCGACAAGCTGTTGGCCGATGGAATCTGCGTGCACGACAACGTCCCGAGTGTGTCCTCCATCAACCG CATCGTGCGCAACAAGGCAGCGGAGAAGGCGAAGTACAGTACGCAACGAACGGACACCAGCAGTCTCGATAGCCCGCGGATCCTTTCGCGCAacaaccagcaacaacagcaaagcCAACAGCAGGAGTGTCTCAATCAGCAGCAGATGCAAGCTGATCAGGAATCGATGAAATCaccccaacaacagcagcagcaggtggaGAACGTCGCCTCGCAGTCGTACAGCATCAACGGACTGCTGGGGTTGTCGCAGAAATCGCTCTCGGGCAGTAGTTCGAAGCGGCGTCGCATCAAGGAAGACCCTG TAGACATGAAGGGCAGTATGTTGGGCTGCATCAAGCGTGACAAAGAAGGCAAGGATCTGTCAGAGAGCATGTTGCACGATAGTATAGGCAAGGGTGGTCCAGGTCCCGATCAACCACAACAGCAGGATAAGGGCCACGACCTGTTCGTAGGAGGTGTTGACTTTGTCAGCTCACTTGCGATGGCACAGGATGACGGCAACAACCCAGACAGCCAGCAGACAGGCTTCGGCAGTATGCGTCCAGGAGGTCCAAGGCCTATGAGTGGTAGTCCAATCCGATCGCGAGAGAACGCCCTCTTCCTGCTAGCTAGTGGTGGAGGCGGTGACAAAACCCACAAGTACCATCGAACAGACGAACCCATGCCGACAGGAGTGATCATTGAGGATGATAGCAGCGCCCGaaagcatcagcaacagcaacaagccCACCAATCGAGTGATGTGAAGACGGCATATGACAAGCTGTTGGCTGGTGAGCTGGTTCCGGGAGCTGTGAAACGCACTGCCACCGAACCGACCACCTTAACGCAGTCGATCGAGTTCCTGAGCGATATGAACAACAACATCTCTCAGAATCAACACCAAGGgttcgctggtggtggtggaggtggcggtggtggtggtgcgggtgCGTACGAGGGTGCGTATGGAGCTGCGGATACAGCGGATGCCACTGCCGTCCAGTTGAACCCACACCTAGCCGCCTGTTCGTCCAACTACTCCGCATTCCTGCAGAACACGGATCAGTTCGCGGCTGCTGCGAGTCCGGCTGAGCTCATCTTCCCAACAGCTGCCTATACGCAGTATGCCGCCGCACCTGGGTATGGTACGTTCAACTACAACTCATCGTTCGCCAACAACAACCTGTGCCGGGATCTTGGCCAGATCCATTACCCCGAGGAGCAGTAG